The following coding sequences are from one Odontesthes bonariensis isolate fOdoBon6 chromosome 10, fOdoBon6.hap1, whole genome shotgun sequence window:
- the mapk13 gene encoding mitogen-activated protein kinase 13 translates to MEAQGHFSREEINSTVWEVPEKYTRLKQIGTGAYGSVCSVINEKTNEKVAIKKLHRPFQSEIFAKRAYRELRLLKHMKHENVIGLLDVFTPASGLDDFQDFYLVMPYMYTDLSKVRGHLSEDKVQFLIYQMLCGLRYIHRAGIIHRDLKPGNLAVNQDCELKILDFGLARSTDAEMTGYVVTRWYRAPEVILNWMHYTQTVDIWSVGCIMAEMINGKTLFKGKDYMDQLTQIMKVTGVPAPEFIQKLDTPEARNYVKALPRYPRKDFSTLFPRASVHGIDLLEKMLVLDGDERPTAELALEHPYFDSLREPDDFPEPAPYDDSHDNATMSLDDWKRLCFKEVKSFVPFPRRDSKRKNTLTMSS, encoded by the exons ATGGAGGCACAGGGACATTTCTCCCGTGAGGAAATCAACAGCACGGTGTGGGAAGTCCCGGAGAAATATACGCGGCTCAAACAGATAGGCACCGGGGCGTACGGCTCGGTGTG CTCAGTAATAAATGAGAAGACTAACGAGAAGGTGGCCATCAAGAAGCTGCACAGGCCCTTCCAGTCAGAGATCTTTGCAAAGAGGGCCTATCGAGAGCTCCGACTACTCAAACACATGAAGCATGAAAAT GTAATAGGTCTTTTGGATGTGTTTACACCTGCTTCAGGCCTGGATGACTTCCAAGACTT CTATCTGGTGATGCCATACATGTACACTGACCTGTCAAAGGTGCGAGGTCATCTCTCTGAAGACAAAGTCCAGTTTCTCATCTACCAGATGCTGTGTGGACTTCGA TACATTCACAGGGCGGGAATCATCCACAGG GATCTTAAGCCTGGAAACTTGGCTGTCAATCAAGACTGCGAACTGAAG atcctggattttgGGCTGGCCCGCAGCACTGACGCAGAGATGACGGGCTACGTGGTGACCCGTTGGTACCGGGCGCCTGAGGTCATTCTGAACTGGATGCACTACACACAGACTG TGGACATCTGGTCTGTAGGGTGTATCATGGCTGAAATGATCAATGGAAAAACCCTTTTTAAAGGGAAAGACT ACATGGACCAGCTGACTCAGATCATGAAAGTGACCGGAGTCCCTGCACCAGAGTTCATACAGAAGCTGGATACTCCAGAG GCAAGAAATTACGTCAAAGCCCTCCCTCGCTATCCCAGAAAAGACTTCTCAACATTGTTTCCCAGGGCCAGTGTACATG GTATTGATCTTCTGGAAAAGATGCTGGTCCTGGATGGAGATGAGAGGCCCACAGCCGAACTCGCTCTGGAGCATCCGTACTTTGACAGCTTACGGGAACCAGACGACTTTCCTGAACCTGCGCCGTACGATGACAGCCACGACAACGCCACAATGTCCCTGGATGATTGGAAGC